Proteins from a genomic interval of Schistocerca piceifrons isolate TAMUIC-IGC-003096 chromosome 3, iqSchPice1.1, whole genome shotgun sequence:
- the LOC124788705 gene encoding PHD finger protein 23-like — protein MDTVGADTSRSKPDATPAPLPTATTSDPHPPDHMDAPSFDVPATTFLSERRDSLTSSDTEGRTRKQRSPKRRRRRRHTVSERDGSSPPDAPETVRPDEASENLHDDTNEDNMAPTVAVSMPTLLARPGAPEPMDSTVATAAETSSTPTTEVDRATITTTAPSMVWSEDVDEDPDHTLGTELPQTEASLRR, from the coding sequence ATGGATACCGTCGGGGCCGACACGTCGCgttcaaagcctgacgctactccggcgccactaccaacagcgacgacttccgacccccacccgcccgaccatatggacgccccttcatttgacgttcccgcgacgaccttcctctcagagcgacgtgACTCCCTtacgtcttccgacacggagggacgaacccgcaaacaacgttcgcCTAAGAGGCGCAGGAGGAGGCGccatacggtctcggaacgagacggatcatctccccctgatgctccagagaccgtccgacccgacgaggcctcggagaacctacacgacgatacgaatgaggACAACATGgcgccgactgtggctgtgtcgatgcctactctactcgctcgcccaggtgctcctgaaccaatggactccacagttgcgactgccgccgagacgtcctccacccctacgaccgaagtggaccgtgcgaccatcacaacgacagcgccttcaatggtgtggagtgaggacgtcgatgaggacccggaccacacgctggggacagagttaccccagacggaagcatcgttacgtcGCTGA